The Mucilaginibacter gracilis genomic interval AAATTGGCGGAGCGGCTCACCTGATCAACTTTAGCGGAAGCGATAATTTGGCCGGCAGCGGGATGACTATTAATTACTACGATGCTACCAAAGTTTACGGACTAAGCATCCCTGCAACCGAACATAGCATTTGTACTTTATTAGGTCGCGATGGCGAACTGGAGATCTTTAAACATGTGATCCGTACTTTCCCAACTGGCACCGTTGCTTGCGTATCTGATAGCTTCAACATTTTCAGAGCTTGTAAAGAATACTGGGGTGGTGAGCTGAAAGAAGAGATTCTAAATCGCCAGGGTACCCCAGGGCTGACGCATAAGAATAGTTAAAAGTTGATATGGTTATGAACAAAGTGTTGGAAACGTAGGTATAACTTTTGTGGTTTCGGGAGGATTAGAGTCGGGTTAGCGTTTTTTCTTTGTAAAAGCATATGACGACTTCACTTCACAATCATTTTAGATGGATACCTGATCCTCGTACAGGTAATAATAAGAAACACAATTTACTGGAAGTTATCATTTTGTCGGTATTGGCCGTTCTATGTGGTGCAGAAAGCTGGTACGAGATGGAAGAATTCGGGAAGGAGAAAGAAGATTTTTTAAAGCAGTTGCTGCCTCTTGAAAACGGCATACCCAGTCATGACACGATCAACCGGGTTTTTATGCTGATCGATTCGGCGCTTTTTGAACAGTGTTTTCGTGCCTGGACAGCGGAACTTAGCCGGGGTCTTGAGGAGTCGGGCCTGTCTGGCGAAAAGGAGTTGATCGCTATCGATGGAAAGAGCATCTGTAACAGCGCCTGCAAACACCAGGGGTTGGGGGCCTTGCATTTGGTAAGCGCCTGGTCGGGTCGTAACCAGTTGGTACTGGGGCAACAAAAAGTGGATGACAAGAGCAATGAGATTACGGCGATCCCAGCATTGTTATCGCTATTGAACATCAAAGGGGCGGTAGTAAGCATCGACGCAATGGGTACACAGAAAGCGATTGCTGAACAGATTGTCGAAAGCCAGGGCGATTATATCCTTGCTTTGAAACAGAACCAGGAAACACTTTATGAACAGGTAATCAATCAGTTCAACTTTAAAGAAGACAGTTACAGCCAGCACCTGGATAAGGGCCACGGGCGGGCGGAGATCAGAGACTGCAAAGTCATTCATGAACTTAACTGGGTTGACGAAAAGGAAAATTGGAAGGGAATAAAGACCATCATCAAAATAACCTCGGAAAGGATAATAGGTGACAGCCACTCCATACAAGACCGCTACTATATCTCCAGCCTCCGTGCTGATGCTGCCTATTTTAACCAAGCCATCCGCGCACATTGGGGCATTGAGAACCAATTGCACTGGCAGTTGGATGTCGGATTTGGCGAAGATTACAATACCACACGGAACAAACAGACCGCCCAAAACCTTGCCGTAGTCAGAAAGATAGCCCTAAATATCCTAAAAGCCGACAAAACCAGTAAGGCCAGCCTGAAAGCAAAAAGAAAAATGGCCGGGTGGAACCATAAATTTCTTCTTTCATTAATCGCTAAAACAAATTCCTAATGCGTCGGCCCTGCAGGGTACCCTGGTAATTCGTCCAGATAGTGGCGACCCGATCATGACCTTGCTGGAGATATTTAAGATCTTGTTCGAAACCTTCGGTTTTACCACCAATAACAAAGGATATAAAGTATTACCACCTCAAGTAAGAGTAATCCAAGGCGATGGTGTAAATTATGCTGAGATCATTAACATTTACAATGCTCTAAAAGCAAATGAGATCAGCGCCGAAAACCTTGTGCTGGGTATGGGGGGAGCCTTACTGCAAAAGGTTGATCGCGATACTCAGAAATTTGCTCTGAAATGCAGCAGCGCAGTAATTAACGGACAGGAAGTAGCCGTAGAAAAAAGCCCGACCGAGATGGATGCCCAGGGTAACATCACCCCAAGCTTTAAAAAGAGCAAGGGCGGCCGTTTAAAACTGGTAAAAATAAATGGCTTCTTTAAAACGGTAAACGAGCAGGAACATTTAGAATTAGCCAATGAGTTGTACACCGTTTTTGAAAATGGCAAACTGCTAAATACCATTACATTTGAACAGGTAAAAATAAATGCTAACTAGTTACATATGAAAAAGCTATTATTCGCCATAAAGGGTTATGAGTACCTGGCCGAAAAGGTAATGGCTTGCGGCGATTTTGAGAAAGGCGAACTGGAAGTAAGCCACTTTACCGATGGCGAGCGTTATCAACGCATTATCTCTCAAATAGAGAACAGGAATGTGGTATTGATCGGCGGCACTGTAAACGATGGCGCTACTTTAGAACTGTATGATCTGGCATCTTCATTGGTTAGCTATGGAGCTAACTCATTAACGCTGGTTATCCCGTATTTTGGTTATTCAACCATGGAGCGGGCGGTGCTAAGCGGTGAAATTGTAACTGCTAAAACTCGGGCTCGGCTACTGTCGGCTATTCCAAGATCAAACCGAGGGAATAAAGTCTTACTCTTCGATCTGCACTCTGAAGGTATTCAATATTACTTTGAGCATGATCTTTACCCGGTACATGTTTACTGTAAAGACATCGTGATAAAAGCAGCTCTTGAATACGGTGGCGATAACTTTGTAATGGCCAGCACCGATGCGGGTCGGGCTAAATGGGTGGAATCGTTAGCTAACGACCTGGGCGTAAACGCCGCTTTTATCCTGAAGCGTCGTTTGAAAGGCGACCATACCGAGGTAAGCGCTATTAATGCTGATGTAGACGGCAAAACGGTTATCATTTATGATGATATGATCCGCTCTGGCGGCAGTATTATCAATGCGGCCAAAACTTATAAAAACGCCGGTGCCGGCGATATTTATGTTATTACTACCCATGGTTTATTTGTGAACGATGGCATCAACAAACTGAAAGATAGTGGATTAATTAAGAAGCTGATCTGCACAGATTCGCATACGAACACGCAATTTATTAATGATGACTTCGTGGAAGTAAGAAGCTTGGCGGGGTTAATTTGTGAGCTTATTTGACACTTTCCGCTTAAAGCCAGTTTTAGGTGGTGCAGGCTTGCGATTATTCAAACTATAATTGATCTTAGTCACTTCAACAACTAGATTCTCGTTAGTTTTGTCATGATATCCCGAGGGTATCCATTCCGGCTTGATCATATTTCAATATTGTTAAGTGTTTAGATTTAAAAACCGGGCAGGCACCCGGTCGGTCAACCAAACCCTATTTTCAGACAGGTAAAATATGTAGCCCTCTTTATACATTTCGCCTGAAAGTACATTAAATATTGCCGGCTTGCCGTGTCTGCTTCCAACCTGTATTGCTGTTTCAATATCCTTACTTAAATGTACATGTTGCCGGCTCCGTTTTTCAAGACCAGTGTTCTGAATGGCAGCCACAGATTTTTCGCCCGTGCCGTGATAAAGTACGTCCGGCGGTATTTGCGCCTCATAACCTAATTCAACATCAATTGAATGTCCCTGGCTGGCGCGAATTTTTTGCCTGTTTTCATCAAATGCAAAACGTTTTTTACTGCTGGTTTCAACCACATGGTTTAATAACTCCAGATCTAAATGGTGACCATATGCATTAGCCTGTTCTAATAGCTCGTTTACATTTACCCAGCCCTGCTCGTCCAAATCAATACCGATCAGTTGCGGCTGATGCCTTAGTACGAGGCTCAAAAATTTGTTGGTTGCAGTTGTTTCTTTTTCGTTCATGGCTTCGCTTAAATTTTCAACAATAAAAGTAGACACAATTTGGTTTGATTTTTTGAGAATACGTTTTGAAAGTTAAAATAATATGCTTATCTTTAAAATACAATTTGCAGTCATTCTGAATGATTTAGCTGGTGAGTGATTCGGTGAGTAACGCGATCAAAGCCACATAAGATATTGAAAACTAAATAGTTGCCGGAGATAAAATAGTTTCGTCGGGACCACCCCACGATACAGCGTCTGAAAGTCAGGCGCTGTATCTGTTTTTAAGCTACCTAACTCATTGTTAATCAACCAAATAGCTTTGGCTATTGTGTTGACCCGAGGTGTTCGATGTCCCTCCCCGTCAAATTCGATTTTTTCGGGGAAAAGTGAACACAGGATATGACGCTGTTTTTGGAGTGTTGCTTTTTCAAATACTTTATCGAGGTTACAAAACGTGGAAATGATCTTATCGGTCAATTTATCAATGTCTAATCGAATAACTTTTGATTCAGAAACTTCCTGTAATTTTACCTCTAAACGTGCGATTACAGCGTCACAATCCGCTTTTATCTCCT includes:
- a CDS encoding ISAs1 family transposase, with the translated sequence MTTSLHNHFRWIPDPRTGNNKKHNLLEVIILSVLAVLCGAESWYEMEEFGKEKEDFLKQLLPLENGIPSHDTINRVFMLIDSALFEQCFRAWTAELSRGLEESGLSGEKELIAIDGKSICNSACKHQGLGALHLVSAWSGRNQLVLGQQKVDDKSNEITAIPALLSLLNIKGAVVSIDAMGTQKAIAEQIVESQGDYILALKQNQETLYEQVINQFNFKEDSYSQHLDKGHGRAEIRDCKVIHELNWVDEKENWKGIKTIIKITSERIIGDSHSIQDRYYISSLRADAAYFNQAIRAHWGIENQLHWQLDVGFGEDYNTTRNKQTAQNLAVVRKIALNILKADKTSKASLKAKRKMAGWNHKFLLSLIAKTNS
- a CDS encoding ribose-phosphate diphosphokinase; its protein translation is MKKLLFAIKGYEYLAEKVMACGDFEKGELEVSHFTDGERYQRIISQIENRNVVLIGGTVNDGATLELYDLASSLVSYGANSLTLVIPYFGYSTMERAVLSGEIVTAKTRARLLSAIPRSNRGNKVLLFDLHSEGIQYYFEHDLYPVHVYCKDIVIKAALEYGGDNFVMASTDAGRAKWVESLANDLGVNAAFILKRRLKGDHTEVSAINADVDGKTVIIYDDMIRSGGSIINAAKTYKNAGAGDIYVITTHGLFVNDGINKLKDSGLIKKLICTDSHTNTQFINDDFVEVRSLAGLICELI
- a CDS encoding RNA 2'-phosphotransferase; its protein translation is MSTFIVENLSEAMNEKETTATNKFLSLVLRHQPQLIGIDLDEQGWVNVNELLEQANAYGHHLDLELLNHVVETSSKKRFAFDENRQKIRASQGHSIDVELGYEAQIPPDVLYHGTGEKSVAAIQNTGLEKRSRQHVHLSKDIETAIQVGSRHGKPAIFNVLSGEMYKEGYIFYLSENRVWLTDRVPARFLNLNT